From a region of the Panicum virgatum strain AP13 chromosome 2K, P.virgatum_v5, whole genome shotgun sequence genome:
- the LOC120666215 gene encoding metal transporter Nramp1-like, producing the protein MFVVAPSLTAVGPQAPLLSNSNFGPPEPKSFTELIHWCFLTQEPAWKRFLCHVGPGFMVSLAYLDPGNLETDLQAGSSHRYELLWVILIGLIFALIIQSLSANLGVVTGWHLAELCKAEYPTWVRICLWLLAELAVIAADIPEVIGTAFAFNLLFHIPVWVGVLITGSSTLLLLGLQKYGVRKLELLVALLVFTMAACFFIEMSIVKPPSKEVIHGLFVPSLSGSGATGDTIALLGALVMPHNLFLHSALVLSRNTPSSVRGIKDACRFFLFESGVALFVALLINICIVSVSGTICNSSKLSPDDSAKCSDITLDSSSFLLRNVLGKNSAVVYGVALLACGISSTITGTYAGQYIMQGFLDIKTKQWLRNLMTRSIAIVPSLIVAIIGGSSGAGRLIIIASMILSVELPFALIPLLKFSSSSNKMGENKNSIYIIWFSWILGFIIIGINIYFLSSKLVGWIFHNSMPIYASVLIAIVVFPLMLLYISAVIYLTFRKDTIKFALRGELQAVETDKSKVANHSSNEENKEQLV; encoded by the exons ATGTTCGTTGTAGCTCCAAGCCTCACGGCAGTTGGTCCTCAGGCTCCTCTGTTGTCCAACTCAAATTTTGGTCCACCCGAGCCAAAGTCTTTTACAGAACTGATTCATTGGTGCTTCTTAACGCAGGAGCCAGCATGGAAAAGGTTTTTGTGCCACGTTGGACCAGGATTTATGGTTTCCCTGGCCTACCTTGATCCCGGGAACT TGGAGACGGATTTGCAGGCTGGATCCAGTCACAGATATGAG CTCCTCTGGGTGATCCTGATTGGCCTCATCTTCGCACTAATCATTCAGTCACTATCTGCTAATCTCGGAGTAGTCACAG GGTGGCATCTTGCCGAGCTATGCAAGGCGGAATATCCAACATGGGTTAGAATCTGCCTATGGCTGCTGGCAGAGTTAGCTGTGATTGCTGCAGATATCCCAGAAG TTATAGGGACAGCTTTTGCTTTCAACCTCTTGTTCCACATCCCTGTTTGGGTAGGGGTTCTCATCACCGGCTCAAGCACGCTTCTCCTCCTTGGACTGCAAAAATATGGG GTTAGGAAGCTGGAGCTTTTGGTTGCGCTATTGGTGTTCACCATGGCAGCATGCTTCTTCATAGAGATGAGCATTGTAAAGCCTCCTTCAAAGGAGGTTATCCACGGGCTATTCGTCCCTAGTTTGAGTGGTTCTGGTGCTACTGGGGACACTATAGCCCTTCTTGGGGCTCTTGTGATGCC GCACAATCTATTCTTGCACTCTGCCCTGGTACTGTCAAGGAACACACCCTCATCAGTAAGAGGAATCAAG GATGCTTGCAGATTCTTCCTTTTTGAAAGTGGCGTAGCGCTGTTTGTGGCACTTCTCATCAACATCTGTATTGTCTCTGTCTCTGGAACCATCTGTAACTCAAGCAAACTCTCACCTGATGACTCAGCAAAATGCAGTGACATCACCTTGGACTCCTCGTCCTTCCTCCTCAGG AATGTGCTAGGTAAGAACAGTGCCGTTGTGTATGGAGTGGCACTCTTGGCTTGTGGAATAAGCTCAACCATCACTGGCACTTACGCTGGGCAATACATCATGCAG GGTTTCTTGGACATCAAGACGAAACAGTGGTTGAGGAACTTGATGACTCGCAGTATTGCGATTGTACCAAGCTTAATCGTTGCCATCATCGGTGGGTCCAGCGGCGCTGGCCGTCTCATCATCATCGCATCG ATGATATTGTCAGTTGAGCTACCGTTTGCTCTCATCCCACTTCTAAAGTTCAGCAGTAGTAGCAACAAGATGGGAGAAAATAAGAACTCCATCTAT ATTATTTGGTTCTCGTGGATCCTCGGGTTTATCATTATTGGGATAAACATCTACTTCCTCAGCTCTAAACTAGTTGGCTGGATCTTCCACAACTCGATGCCGATTTACGCTAGTGTGCTCATCGCCATCGTCGTGTTCCCCCTTATGCTGCTCTACATCTCTGCTGTGATCTACCTGACGTTCAGGAAGGACACCATCAAGTTTGCACTTCGTGGTGAGCTGCAGGCTGTTGAAACTGACAAATCAAAGGTCGCCAATCATAGCAGCAATGAGGAAAACAAGGAGCAGCTTGTTTAG
- the LOC120695080 gene encoding formin-like protein 20 codes for MDAQARRPPPLRPPPSRQERGGGPATKPKLVGARPPKTKAARSSPARGRLPTGGYGDSPPAVSARRFPPPTVTRHRRSLHGGSLLTGGSLPPMAPSPAADARDGSPGSPLHGGARVPLRGGRAGPWRSRGRGLGAPSRPPSARRRTPGTSVPAAPSPAVLCMAALACPCVEATRGHGRAEAAAPELPPGRICLRPWRSGGGGSTSGHGGRRRRLE; via the coding sequence ATGGACGCCCAGGCTCGCCGTCCTCCACCGCTGCGGCCTCCACCGAGCCGCCAGGAGAGAGGGGGCGGACCGGCGACGAAGCCGAAGCTCGTTGGAGCTCGTCCGCCCAAGACcaaggcggcgcggagctcgccTGCCCGCGGGCGACTCCCCACCGGCGGCTACGGCGACTCCCCACCGGCGGTCTCTGCACGGCGCTTCCCTCCCCCCACGGTGACTCGACACCGGCGGTCTCTGCACGGCGGCTCCCTCCTCACCGGCGGTTCCCTCCCCCCGATGGCTCCCTCCCCGGCAGCGGATGCCCGGGACGGCAGTCCTGGCAGCCCTTTGCACGGCGGCGCTCGCGTGCCCCTGCGTGGAGGccgcgcggggccatggcggagcagaGGCCGTGGCCTCGGAGCTCCCTCCCGGCCGCCCTCTGCACGGCGGCGGACTCCTGGGACGTCGGTCCCGGCGGCTCCCTCCCCAGCGGTCCTTTGCATGGCGGCGCTCGCGTGCCCCTGCGTGGAGGCCACGCGGGGCCATGGCAGAGCAGAGGCCGCAGCCCCGGAGCTCCCTCCCGGCCGGATCTGCCTCAGGCCatggaggtccggcggcggcggctcaacCTCAGGCCatggaggtcggcggcggcggctcgagtaG